One Tachysurus vachellii isolate PV-2020 chromosome 8, HZAU_Pvac_v1, whole genome shotgun sequence genomic window carries:
- the sctr gene encoding secretin receptor — protein sequence MKLSEFLKAAVLALITFCTRVKSIPLECDPEYLWLQEEENCNNIIHQDNITHVNSTGCSVLWDDVNCWPHAEVGTVISQQCPTFLRVKGNVRRNCTENGWSDPFPPYMLACGSFNGVVHQHTDMMLASHKYFMGVKIMYSVGYSISVISLTIALILLCVFRKLHCTRNFIHMQLFLSFILRAVFIFIRDAALHKSQDYYHCEYHPLGCKVALIFSNYGILANYSWLLVEGHYLHSLIHLSLHSPRKCLHWYISFGWGMPMLIIIMWSVAKYLQEDEGCWETRSRGWIWWILRVPVILFITMNLLFFLRIIQTIVSKMRAPDTIGNEFKQHKKLAKSTLLLVSLFGVQYALFTFFPDGVSTLTFQIWNAIELALASTQGFIVALLYCFLNGEVQHEITRHWKRWRLKQSVHGDTRLHHGSLSQSGLPLTQISLLARVNNIS from the exons ATGAAGCTTTCGGAGTTCCTCAAAGCTGCAGTATTGGCGCTCATAACTTTCTGTACACGC gtaAAATCCATCCCTTTAGAGTGTGATCCAGAGTACCTGTGGCTCCAGGAAGAGGAGAACTGCAACAATATCATTCACCAAGATAATATTACACACGTTAACTCCACAG GTTGCAGTGTATTATGGGATGATGTGAACTGTTGGCCTCATGCAGAGGTTGGAACTGTTATCTCTCAGCAGTGCCCCACGTTCCTCAGGGTCAAAG GAAATGTAAGGAGAAACTGTACAGAGAATGGGTGGTCCGATCCGTTCCCACCATACATGCTGGCCTGCGGATCCTTTAATGGGGTAGTGCACCAACACACAGACATG atgCTGGCATCACATAAGTACTTCATGGGGGTAAAGATCATGTACTCAGTGGGCTACAGCATCTCAGTGATTTCCCTCACCATTGCGCTCatattgctgtgtgtgttcag AAAGCTCCACTGTACTCGgaatttcattcacatgcagctatttctttccttcattttgcgggctgttttcattttcatccgAGATGCAGCTTTACACAAGTCACAGGATTATTACCACTGTGAATATCACCCG CTTGGCTGTAAAGTTGCACTGATTTTCTCTAACTATGGCATACTGGCTAACTATAGTTGGCTGCTGGTGGAGGGTCATTACCTGCACAGCCTCATCCATCTTTCCCTACATTCCCCAAGAAAATGCCTGCACTGGTACATCAGCTTTGGCTGGG GCATGCCTatgctcatcatcatcatgtggagTGTCGCCAAATATCTGCAGGAGGATGAGGG gtgttggGAGACAAGAAGCAGAGGTTGGATCTGGTGGATTCTGAGAGTTCCTGTTATCCTATTCATTACc ATGAACCTCCTGTTTTTCTTGAGAATCATACAAACAATAGTAAGCAAGATGAGAGCTCCGGACACAATTGGAAATGAGTTTAAACAGCACAA GAAGCTGGCCAAGTCCACACTGCTGCTCGTGTCACTGTTTGGTGTGCAGTATGCCCTCTTCACTTTTTTCCCTGATGGAGTCAGCACCCTCACTTTTCAGATCTGGAATGCCATTGAGCTCGCCCTGGCCTCCACACAG GGCTTCATAGTAGCACTTCTATACTGCTTTCTGAATGGAGAG GTCCAGCATGAAATTACGCGGCACTGGAAACGGTGGCGTCTAAAGCAGAGTGTCCATGGTGACACTAGATTGCATCATGGCTCCCTAAGCCAAAGTGGTCTACCGCTCACACAGATCTCACTCTTAGCCAGAGTTAATAACATATCCTAA
- the tmem37 gene encoding voltage-dependent calcium channel gamma-like subunit yields the protein MTAIRITAATPAARAKSSPFFLEVFCRTLIILCMVLSIVLSSIAVCDGHWLLTEHRMLGLWFFCEKDTENDGAPSNCTRNIGEEGSQLLNHGLGLCRCVVSLAVVSAIFGLELLVLSQVSEGHPSRQRWHLGTWLVLLAAGLAAAGVMTFVFLLWDDATPLGLTLTFWCQFTATFLFFLNGMAARHIQNITYFLPSSGDVGKS from the coding sequence GCTGCGACTCCTGCTGCCCGGGCGAAGTCTTCCCCTTTTTTTCTGGAAGTGTTCTGTCGCACTCTTATCATTCTGTGTATGGTTCTCTCCATTGTCCTGTCCTCCATCGCAGTGTGTGATGGACACTGGCTGCTGACTGAGCACCGCATGTTAGGCCTCTGGTTCTTCTGTGAGAAGGACACAGAGAACGATGGTGCACCCTCCAACTGTACTAGGAATATTGGAGAGGAAGGGAGCCAGCTCCTGAATCATGGGCTCGGGCTGTGTCGTTGTGTTGTCTCTCTGGCTGTGGTGAGTGCTATCTTTGGCCTGGAGCTGCTGGTGTTATCACAGGTGAGCGAGGGACACCCATCACGGCAGCGGTGGCATCTAGGGACATGGCTTGTGCTCCTGGCTGCAGGATTGGCTGCTGCAGGGGTCATGACCTTTGTGTTTCTATTATGGGATGATGCTACACCTCTGGGACTCACACTTACCTTCTGGTGCCAGTTCACTGCAACCTTCCTCTTCTTTCTCAATGGCATGGCAGCCCGCCATATCCAGAATATAACATATTttctgccctctagtggtgaTGTGGGGAAATCTTAG